TACCAGTGCGCCGGTAGCCAATTCGGAGGTGATGGTGATCTCTTCGTCGGCGAGGTTCCACGCCGAGGCCGCCCAGATGTATTCCAGGCATTCGGCGGGCTCCACCTCGGCCGCGGGATCGATGATGCCCCGCCCTGCCAGCAGCGCGTGCAGGTCTTCGGCACGCCGTTCACACGCGGCGCGGGCGACCTGGCGCTCGAATTCGATGTCGGCGGCATCCATCCGGTTGTAGAGACCGAAGTCGATGAACCCGACTCGCCCGTCCGCTGCCAGCAAGATATTGCCAGGATGCGGGTCGCCGCAGAACTCGCCACGTTCGAACAGCGAGCCGAGATAGAAGCGATAGATCAGCTCGCCGATGTGGTCGCGCTGGGCGTCGGGGAGAGTCTTCATGTGGGAGAACGGTTTCGAATCCAGATACTCCGTCACCAGGATCCGATCGCGGCAGTGCTCGAGCACGCTGTCGGGCACCACGATGAACGGATGTCCGCGGTATTGCTCGGCGACCAGATGCTGGACATGAGCTTCCTGCCGATAATCGAGTTCGGATTCGAGGTTCTTGCGCACTTCCTCGATCACCCCGCCCCCGTTGAGCGCCGGCCACATCGACGTCCACAGCTTCGCGAACAGGGCCAGATTGCGCAGGTCCGACTGGATCGCCTTCTCGACTCCCGGATACTGCACCTTGACCGCGACCTGGCGGCCGTCCCTGAGCACGGCGCGATACACCTGTCCGATCGAGGCGGCGGCAATCGGTTCCTCATCGAAATCCCGGAATACCGTTGACAGCGAACCGTATTCGGCCTCGAGCTCACCTCGCATCGTCGCGAACGGCAGCACCTGGACCTGATCCTGCAGCACCGCGAGTTTGGCGCGAAAGCGCTCTCGATGCGACTCGGGTACCAGTTCGAGATCGAGCACCGACAGCATCTGGCCCAGCTTCATGGCCGCGCCCTTCATGCTGCCGAGCACATCGACGAGTTGCTCGGCGGCATCGAGAGTGGAGCGTTGGGCCAGCACTTCCCTGGCGCGTTCGGAACGGCCGATCATCGACAGCCGGGCAGTCGCGCCCCGGGCGGCCTGCCCGGCCGCCAGCATGCCGAGTTTGCGCCCCCGCGCTACTCGGCCCTTCGGAATGCGCTTGACCATCGTGATCTCCCCTATCGTCCGGCTAGCCGGCAGCCGACTCCGGCAACGCGATCGCGGTCAGCCGACGCCAAGAAGTCTGCCGTCGTTCGGTTGTCGCGACCTGTTCGAGGGCCACGGTATCCGACAGGTGACCGGTAGCCACGAGTGCCCGCACCGCGCCGTCGGAGCAGTAGCCCAGTACGTCGAGCAGTTCCGCACTCGCCCCGCCCTCGGCGATCAGCGCACAGATGCGGGAAAGCTCTTGCTCGTCACGGGATTCGAACAGCACGTTGCTCAACGGGCCCGCGAACTCGGCGTCGATGCGACCCAGCAGGGACAGCAGCGCCACCAGCGTTTCCTGCCCGCCGGCGACCGCGGCGTCGACCAACCGGTGCTGCCGTTCGGTTCCGGCCACTCGCAGGATCTTGTTGAGCACCTCCGTCCGCGACACCATCGCCCCGGTGAGCAGGATCGCCGCATCGTCCTGGACGTGGCGTTCGAACTCGCGGATGAGCTCGTCAGTGGCGTACTCGACGAATCGAGCAGCGGTGAGGTAGTCCCGGCGGCGCAACAGTTCGTCCGCTGCCGGAACCAGAAGCCG
This sequence is a window from Nocardia yunnanensis. Protein-coding genes within it:
- a CDS encoding ABC1 kinase family protein, giving the protein MVKRIPKGRVARGRKLGMLAAGQAARGATARLSMIGRSERAREVLAQRSTLDAAEQLVDVLGSMKGAAMKLGQMLSVLDLELVPESHRERFRAKLAVLQDQVQVLPFATMRGELEAEYGSLSTVFRDFDEEPIAAASIGQVYRAVLRDGRQVAVKVQYPGVEKAIQSDLRNLALFAKLWTSMWPALNGGGVIEEVRKNLESELDYRQEAHVQHLVAEQYRGHPFIVVPDSVLEHCRDRILVTEYLDSKPFSHMKTLPDAQRDHIGELIYRFYLGSLFERGEFCGDPHPGNILLAADGRVGFIDFGLYNRMDAADIEFERQVARAACERRAEDLHALLAGRGIIDPAAEVEPAECLEYIWAASAWNLADEEITITSELATGALVSAIDPRASEFRAMRHQMLPPEHVFSRRADFMTFGVLGQLVVTGNWHRIAREWLYGDPPVTSIGQVLAARATA